The following coding sequences are from one Neodiprion lecontei isolate iyNeoLeco1 chromosome 7, iyNeoLeco1.1, whole genome shotgun sequence window:
- the LOC107220174 gene encoding uncharacterized protein LOC107220174 codes for MISASSASFAGPTLPNVCNVTTLATFLSMLNVSTRNSDVISSPSDQIRLADSTDHNCDVIVIGDVDGGPSASIGPARIEKKSEPTHPDSRGKISLALSYLKEWYSILSGNKLSTPRDVVSLNDDFKIVMGSAIVLKIITI; via the exons ATGATATCCGCCAGCAGTGCCAGCTTTGCGGGGCCAACTCTGCCAAATGTTTGTAATGTAACAACACTCGCTACCTTTTTGTCCATGCTGAACGTCTCAACGCGAAACTCAGATGTGATTTCCAGCCCAAGTGACCAAATTAGATTAGCCGATTCCACGGACCATAATTGTGACGTAATAGTGATCGGAG ACGTTGATGGAGGTCCTTCAGCCTCGATTGGTCCAGCCCGGATCGAGAAGAAGTCGGAACCAACTCACCCGGATAGCAGAG GTAAAATCAGCCTGGCCTTGAGTTACCTCAAGGAATGGTATTCCATCCTATCGGGAAACAAACTGAGCACGCCGCGAGATGTCGTAAGTCTTAACGACGACTTTAAAATCGTGATGGGTTCCGCCATAGTGCTGAAGATAATCACCATATAG